A single region of the Micropterus dolomieu isolate WLL.071019.BEF.003 ecotype Adirondacks linkage group LG02, ASM2129224v1, whole genome shotgun sequence genome encodes:
- the LOC123958619 gene encoding myosin heavy chain, fast skeletal muscle-like, whose translation MSTDAEMEQYGPAAIYLRKSERERIEAQASPFDAKTAVFVVDTDEMYLKGKLVKKEGGKATVDTDSGKTVTVKEDDIHPRNPPKYDKIEDMVMMTHLNEPCVLYNLKERYASWMIYTYSGLFCVVVNPYKWLPVYDAVVVGAYRGKKRIEAPPHIFSISDNAYQFMQIDRENQSVLITGESGAGKTVNTKRVIQYFATIAAIGAKKAEPVAGKMQGSLEDQIVAANPLLESYGNAKTVRNDNSSRFGKFIRIHFGTTGKLASADIETYLLEKSRVTYQLSAERSYHIFYQLMTGHKPEIVEALLITTNPYDYPMISMGQITVKSIDDVEEFIATDAAIDILGFTAEEKLGIYKLTGAVMHHGNMKFKQKQREEQAEPDGNEVADKIAYLLGLNSADMLKALCYPRVKVGNEMVTKGQTVPQVNNSVGALCKSVYEKMFLWMVIRINEMLDTKQARQYYIGVLDIAGFEIFDYNSLEQLCINFTNEKLQQFFNHTMFVLEQEEYKKEGIEWEFIDFGMDLASCIELIEKPLGIFSILEEECMFPKASDTTFKNKLHDQHLGKTKAFEKPKPGKGKAEAHFSLVHYAGTVDYNITGWLDKNKDPLNDSVIQLYQKASNKLLAFLYASHGAADEAAAGGKKGGKKKGGAFQTVSAVFRENLGKLMSNLRSTHPHFVRCLIPNESKTPGLMENFLVIHQLRCNGVLEGIRICRKGFPSRILYGDFKQRYKVLNASVIPEGQFIDNKKASEKLLGSIDVDHTQYMFGHTKVFFKAGLLGQLEEMRDEKLFTLVTMTQALCRGYLMRREFVKMMERRESIFSIQYNIRSFMNVKNWPWLKLYFKIKPLLKSAETEKELQQMKENYEKMKSDLAAALAKKKELEEKMVSLLQEKNDLQLQVASEGENLSDAEERCEGLIKSKIQLEAKLKETTERLEDEEEINAELTGKKRKLEDECSELKKDIDDLELTLAKVEKEKHATENKVKNLTEEMASQDESIAKLTKEKKALQEAHQQTLDDLQAEEDKVNTLTKAKTKLEQQVDDLEGSLDQEKKLRMDLERAKRKLEGDLKLAQESIMDLENDKQQSDEKIKKKDFEISQLLSKIEDEQSLGAQLQKKIKELQARIEELEEEIEAERAARAKVEKQRADLSREFEEISERLEEAGGATAAQIEMNKKHEAEFQKLRRDLEESTLQHEATASALRKKQADSVAELGEQIDNLQRVKQKLEKEKSEYKMEIDDLSSNMEAVAKAKGNLEKMCRTLEDQFSELKAKNDENVRQLNDINGQKARLQTENGEYSRQLEEKEALVSQLTRGKQAFTQQIEEFKRHVEEEVKAKNALAHAVQSARHDCDLLREQFEEEQEAKAELQRGMSKANSEVAQWRSKYETDAIQRTEELEESKKKLAQRLQDAEESIEAVNSKCASLEKTKQRLQGEVEDLMIDVERANGLAANLDKKQRNFDKVLADWKQKYEEGQAELEGAQKEARSLSTELFKMKNSYEEALDQLETMKRENKNLQQEISDLTEQLGETGKSIHELEKSKKTVETEKTEIQSALEEAEGTLEHEEAKILRVQLELNQIKGEVDRKLAEKDEEMEQIKRNSQRVIDSMQSNLDSEVRSRNDALRVKKKMEGDLNEMEIQLSHANRQAAEAQKQLRNVQGTLKDAQLHLDDAVRGQEDMKEQVAMVERRNGLMVAEIEELRAALEQTERGRKVAEQELVDASERVGLLHSQNASLLNTKKKLEADLVQVQGEVDDSVQEARNAEEKAKKAITDAAMMAEELKKEQDTSSHLERMKKNLEVTVKDLQHRLDEAENLAMKGGKKQLQKLESRVHELEAEVEAEQRRGADAVKGVRKYERRVKELTYQTEEDKKNVIRLQDLVDKLQLKVKTYKRQAEEAEEQANTHMSRLRKVQHEMEEAQERADIAESQVNKLRVKSRDAGKSESAE comes from the exons ATGAGCACGGACGCGGAGATGGAGCAGTATGGCCCAGCGGCCATATACCTCCGAAAATCAGAGCGGGAGAGGATTGAGGCACAAGCCAGTCCTTTTGATGCCAAAACTGCGGTCTTTGTGGTTGATACAGACGAGATGTACCTCAAGGGTAAACTTGTGAAGAAAGAGGGTGGCAAAGCCACGGTTGACACAGACAGTGGAAAG ACGGTCACTGTAAAAGAGGACGACATCCATCCGAGGAATCCCCCAAAGTATGACAAAATTGAGGACATGGTCATGATGACCCACCTCAATGAGCCTTGTGTGTTGTATAACCTCAAAGAGCGTTATGCATCATGGATGATCTAC ACCTACTCTGGGTTGTTCTGCGTTGTTGTGAATCCCTACAAGTGGCTTCCTGTATATGATGCTGTAGTTGTGGGAGCATacagaggaaagaagaggaTTGAGGCACCACCCCACATCTTCTCCATCTCAGACAATGCCTATCAGTTCATGCAAATTG ATCGTGAGAATCAGTCTGTCCTGATTAC TGGAGAATCCGGTGCAGGAAAGACTGTCAACACCAAGCGTGTCATCCAGTACTTTGCAACAATTGCAGCTATTGGAGCTAAGAAGGCTGAGCCAGTAGCTGGCAAAATGCAG GGCTCCCTTGAGGACCAAATCGTTGCAGCCAACCCTCTACTAGAGTCCTATGGTAATGCCAAGACTGTGAGGAACGACAACTCCTCTCGCTTT GGTAAATTCATCAGGATCCACTTTGGCACTACTGGCAAGCTGGCATCAGCTGATATTGAAACAT ATCTGCTGGAGAAGTCCCGTGTCACCTACCAGTTGTCTGCTGAGAGGAGTTACCATATCTTCTATCAGCTGATGACTGGCCACAAGCCTGAGATCGTGG AGGCTCTTCTGATCACCACCAACCCCTATGACTACCCAATGATCAGTATGGGTCAAATCACTGTCAAAAGCATTGATGATGTGGAGGAGTTTATTGCAACAGAT GCAGCAATTGACATCTTGGGCTTCACCGCTGAGGAGAAACTGGGCATCTACAAGCTGACAGGAGCTGTGATGCATCATGGCAACATGAAATTCAAGCAGAAGCAGCGTGAGGAGCAGGCTGAACCTGATGGCAATGAGG TGGCTGATAAAATCGCTTACCTCCTGGGCCTGAACTCTGCTGACATGCTGAAAGCTCTGTGCTACCCAAGAGTCAAGGTCGGAAATGAGATGGTGACCAAAGGTCAAACTGTGCCACAg GTCAACAATTCTGTCGGTGCTCTGTGTAAGTctgtctatgagaaaatgttcttGTGGATGGTCATCCGTATCAATGAGATGCTGGATACAAAGCAGGCAAGACAGTACTACATTGGAGTGTTGGATATCGCTGGATTTGAGATCTTTGAT TACAACAGCTTGGAGCAACTCTGCATCAACTTCACCAATGAGAAACTGCAACAATTTTTCAACCACACTATGTTTGTTCTGGAGCAAGAGGAGTACAAGAAAGAAGGCATTGAGTGGGAGTTCATTGACTTCGGTATGGACTTGGCTTCCTGCATCGAGCTTATCGAGAAG CCACTGGGAATCTTCTCCATCCTTGAAGAGGAGTGCATGTTCCCCAAGGCCTCTGACACAACTTTCAAGAACAAGCTGCATGATCAGCATCTGGGCAAGACCAAGGCATTTGAGAAGCCAAAGCCTGGAAAGGGAAAGGCTGAGGCTCACTTCTCCCTGGTTCACTATGCTGGTACAGTGGACTACAATATCACTGGCTGGCTGGACAAGAACAAGGACCCCCTGAATGACTCAGTTATTCAGCTCTACCAGAAAGCTTCAAACAAACTGCTGGCCTTCCTGTATGCATCCCATGGAGCAGCTGATG AGGCCGCTGCTGGGGGCAAGAAGGGTGGCAAGAAGAAGGGTGGTGCCTTCCAGactgtgtctgctgttttcAGA GAGAACTTGGGCAAGCTGATGAGCAACTTGAGGAGCACTCACCCTCATTTTGTCCGTTGCCTGATTCCTAATGAATCAAAGACACCTG GTCTTATGGAGAACTTCTTGGTCATCCACCAGCTGAGATGTAATGGTGTGCTGGAAGGCATCAGAATCTGCAGAAAGGGCTTCCCCAGCAGAATCCTCTACGGTGACTTCAAGCAGAG ATACAAAGTATTGAATGCCAGTGTCATCCCTGAGGGACAGTTCATTGACAACAAGAAAGCTTCAGAGAAGCTGCTGGGATCCATTGATGTGGACCACACTCAGTACATGTTTGGACACACAAAG GTGTTCTTCAAAGCTGGTCTGCTGGGTCAGCTGGAGGAGATGAGAGATGAGAAACTGTTTACGCTGGTGACCATGACTCAGGCTCTCTGCAGAGGATATCTCATGAGGAGAGAGTTCGTTAAGATGATGGAGAGGAG GGAATCTATCTTTTCCATCCAGTACAATATCCGTTCATTCATGAATGTGAAAAACTGGCCATGGCTGAAACTGTACTTTAAGATCAAGCCTCTTCTGAAGAGTGCTGAGACTGAGAAAGAGCTGCAACAGATGAAGGAGAACTATGAAAAGATGAAATCAGACCTGGCTGCTGCCCTGGCCAAGaagaaggagctggaggagaagaTGGTTTCTCTGCTGCAGGAAAAGAATGACCTGCAACTCCAAGTGGCTTCA GAAGGCGAGAACCTCTCTGATGCTGAGGAAAGGTGTGAGGGGCTCATTAAGAGCAAGATCCAGCTTGAAGCTAAACTCAAAGAGACAACTGAGAGactggaggatgaagaggaaatCAATGCTGAGCTGACTGGTAAGAAGAGGAAGCTGGAGGATGAATGCTCTGAGCTGAAGAAAGACATTGATGACTTGGAGCTCACCTTGGCTAAAGTGGAGAAGGAGAAACATGCCACAGAAAACAAG GTGAAAAACCTGACAGAGGAGATGGCATCTCAAGATGAGTCTATTGCCAAGTTAACAAAGGAGAAGAAAGCCCTCCAAGAGGCCCACCAGCAAACACTTGAtgatctccaggcagaggaagacAAAGTCAACACTCTGACCAAGGCCAAGACAAAGCTGGAACAGCAAGTGGACGAT CTTGAGGGATCACTGGATCAAGAGAAGAAGCTCCGCATGGACCTTGAGAGAGCCAAGAGAAAGCTTGAGGGAGATCTGAAACTGGCCCAGGAATCCATAATGGATCTGGAGAATGACAAGCAGCAATCTGATGAGAAAATCAAAAA GAAAGACTTTGAGATCAGCCAGCTCCTCAGCAAGATTGAGGATGAACAGTCTCTTGGCGCTCAGCTTCAGAAGAAGATCAAGGAACTCCAG GCTCGTAttgaggagctggaggaagagATTGAGGCTGAGAGGGCTGCTCGGGCTAAAGTAGAGAAGCAGAGGGCTGACCTCTCCAGGGAGTTTGAGGAGATCAGTGAGAGGCTTGAGGAAGCTGGTGGAGCAACAGCTGCTCAGATTGAGATGAACAAGAAGCACGAAGCTGAGTTCCAAAAGCTGCGTCGTGATCTTGAAGAGTCAACCCTGCAACATGAAGCTACCGCATCAGCTCTCCGCAAGAAGCAGGCAGACAGTGTTGCAGAGCTGGGAGAGCAGATCGACAACCTCCAGCGTGTCAAGCAGaagctggagaaggagaagagcgAGTACAAGATGGAGATTGATGACCTCTCCAGTAACATGGAGGCTGTTGCTAAAGCTAAG GGCAACTTGGAGAAAATGTGCAGAACTCTTGAGGACCAGTTTAGTGAGCTCAAAGCCAAAAATGATGAGAACGTTCGCCAGCTGAATGACATTAATGGACAGAAGGCCAGACTGCAGACAGAGAATG GTGAGTATTCCCGCCAGCTTGAGGAGAAGGAAGCTCTTGTTTCCCAGCTGACCAGGGGCAAGCAGGCCTTCACTCAGCAAATTGAGGAGTTTAAGAGGCACGTTGAGGAGGAAGTGAAG GCCAAGAATGCCCTGGCCCATGCTGTTCAGTCAGCCCGCCATGACTGTGATCTGCTCAGAGAGCAGtttgaggaggagcaggaggccaAGGCTGAGCTGCAGCGAGGAATGTCTAAGGCCAACAGTGAGGTGGCTCAGTGGAGATCCAAATATGAGACTGATGCTATCCAGCGCactgaggagctggaggagtcCAA GAAAAAGCTTGCCCAGCGCCTGCAGGATGCTGAGGAATCCATTGAGGCTGTGAACTCAAAGTGTGCCTCTTTGGAGAAGACCAAGCAGAGACTGCAGGGTGAGGTGGAGGACCTCATGATTGATGTGGAGAGAGCTAATGGTCTGGCTGCCAACCTTGACAAGAAGCAGAGGAACTTTGATAAG GTCCTGGCAGATTGGAAACAAAAGTATGaggagggccaggcagagctggaaggagcccagaaggagGCTCGTTCTCTCAGCACTGAACTGTTCAAGATGAAGAACTCTTATGAGGAGGCTCTTGATCAGCTGGAGAccatgaagagagagaacaagaacCTGCAAC AGGAGATCTCAGACCTGACTGAACAGCTTGGTGAGACTGGAAAGAGTATCCACGAGCTGGAGAAATCCAAGAAAACTGTGGAGACTGAAAAGACGGAAATTCAGTCAGCACTGGAGGAAGCTGaa GGTACACTGGAGCATGAGGAGGCCAAGATTCTCCGTGTTCAGCTTGAGCTCAACCAGATCAAAGGTGAGGTTGACAGGAAGCTGGCAGAGAAGGATGAGGAGATGGAGCAAATCAAGAGGAACAGCCAGAGGGTGATTGACTCTATGCAGAGCAATCTCGACAGTGAGGTCAGGAGCAGGAACGATGCCCTGAGAGTCAAGAAGAAGATGGAAGGAGACCTGAATGAGATGGAGATTCAGCTGAGCCATGCCAACAGGCAGGCTGCTGAGGCCCAGAAACAACTGAGGAATGTCCAGGGAACGCTGAAG GATGCCCAACTGCACCTTGATGATGCTGTCAGAGGACAGGAAGACATGAAGGAGCAGGTTGCCATGGTGGAGCGCAGAAATGGCCTGATGGTGGCTGAGATTGAGGAGCTGAGAGCCGCTctggagcagacagagagaggacgcAAAGTGGCTGAGCAGGAGCTGGTTGATGCTAGTGAGCGTGTTGGACTGCTTCACTCtcag AACGCCAGTCTTCTGAACACCAAGAAGAAACTGGAGGCTGACCTTGTCCAG GTTCAGGGTGAAGTGGATGATTCTGTTCAGGAAGCAAGAAATGCTGAGGAGAAAGCCAAAAAGGCTATCACTGAT GCTGCCATGATGGCTgaggagctgaagaaggagCAGGACACCAGCTCTCACctggagaggatgaagaagaaccTGGAAGTCACAGTCAAGGACCTGCAGCATCGCCTGGATGAGGCTGAGAACCTCGCCATGAAGGGTGGCAAGAAGCAGCTCCAGAAACTGGAGTCCAGG GTCCATGAGCTGGAAGCTGAAGTTGAGGCTGAACAAAGACGTGGAGCAGATGCTGTTAAAGGAGTTCGCAAATATGAGAGGAGAGTGAAGGAGCTGACCTACCag ACTGAGGAGGACAAGAAGAATGTGATCAGACTTCAGGATCTGGTGGACAAGCTGCAGCTCAAAGTCAAGACTTACAAGAGACAGGCTGAGGAAGCC GAGGAGCAGGCCAACACTCACATGTCCAGGCTCAGGAAGGTTCAGCATGAGATGGAGGAAGCTCAGGAGCGTGCTGACATCGCCGAGTCCCAGGTCAACAAGCTGAGAGTCAAGAGCCGTGATGCTGGAAAG tCTGAGTCTGCTGAGTAA